A single Bacteroidales bacterium DNA region contains:
- a CDS encoding sugar MFS transporter, whose amino-acid sequence MTETTLSKKNSIVSIAILAFMFFIFGFVSWINAILIPYFRIACELETDFQAYLVAFAFYIAYFVMSMPGALLLKKVGFKRGIMYGFFALSLGALIFIPAALTRTYGIFLIGLFTMGTGLAVLQTAANPYVTIIGPIESAARRMSIMGVCNKFAGIVSPLIFAAFTLKATDTSLFEALPLMDDASRSAALDELIRRVIFPYGCLSVLLVGAGLFIRYSVLPEINTEKETEEQVLAHTGKKNIFHFPYLILGAIALLLHVGTQVIAIDTIIRYAESMGLNLIEAKAFPSYTLTATIIGYIIGIACIPKIISQTTALRICTITGLIFSFCVLFIPGYMNFGNHTISISIWFLALLGLPNSLIYAGIWPLAIRNLGRFTKTGSSLLIMGLVGNAILPLIYGALADRIGLRQAYWVLIPCFLYLVFYALYGHKITSWKRVK is encoded by the coding sequence ATGACCGAAACAACTTTATCCAAAAAGAATTCAATAGTATCGATTGCGATCCTGGCGTTTATGTTCTTTATCTTCGGGTTTGTCTCGTGGATTAACGCAATACTTATTCCCTATTTCAGGATTGCCTGCGAATTAGAAACGGATTTCCAGGCCTATTTAGTGGCATTTGCATTTTACATTGCATATTTCGTGATGTCTATGCCAGGTGCCCTGCTCCTGAAAAAAGTCGGGTTCAAGCGCGGCATCATGTACGGTTTTTTTGCCCTGTCATTGGGTGCCTTGATATTTATTCCCGCTGCACTTACCCGCACTTATGGTATTTTTCTGATCGGGTTATTTACCATGGGAACAGGATTGGCCGTGCTGCAAACAGCCGCAAACCCCTATGTAACTATCATCGGTCCTATCGAAAGTGCTGCGCGGCGTATGAGTATCATGGGGGTATGCAATAAATTTGCGGGTATCGTTTCCCCGCTTATTTTTGCCGCATTCACATTAAAAGCCACTGACACCTCGCTATTTGAAGCTTTGCCTCTAATGGACGATGCAAGCAGAAGCGCTGCCCTCGATGAGTTGATCCGCCGTGTGATATTCCCTTATGGTTGCCTTAGCGTATTATTGGTCGGAGCCGGATTATTTATCAGGTATTCCGTACTTCCTGAGATCAATACGGAAAAAGAAACAGAAGAACAGGTACTGGCACATACAGGAAAGAAAAATATTTTCCATTTTCCTTACCTGATATTGGGTGCCATTGCCCTGCTTTTACATGTCGGCACACAGGTAATTGCTATCGATACCATCATCAGGTATGCCGAATCCATGGGGTTGAATCTCATCGAGGCAAAAGCATTCCCTTCATATACTTTGACAGCCACCATCATTGGATATATCATCGGCATCGCCTGTATTCCTAAAATTATCAGCCAGACTACGGCATTAAGGATCTGTACGATCACAGGACTGATATTTTCTTTTTGTGTCCTCTTCATACCCGGATATATGAATTTCGGAAATCATACCATCAGTATCTCTATCTGGTTCCTGGCTTTGTTGGGATTGCCTAATTCGCTGATCTATGCAGGGATATGGCCTTTGGCTATCCGGAATCTGGGACGATTCACTAAAACAGGTTCTTCCTTATTGATTATGGGATTGGTAGGAAATGCCATTCTCCCTTTAATCTATGGGGCGCTTGCCGATCGCATCGGGTTACGTCAGGCATATTGGGTGTTGATTCCATGTTTCCTGTACCTGGTTTTCTATGCCTTGTACGGACACAAAATCACTTCATGGAAACGTGTAAAATGA
- a CDS encoding Gfo/Idh/MocA family oxidoreductase encodes MKSKPIYNRRSFLSNTALAGAGVLGFPAIIHSCSGSADRGIMPLRPFEELFIPELPDKAIEGKPLKAALVGCGARGTGAAFNFLDAGDNLLITACADLFKDKLDACLKMLKEKKKMEVPPENCFTGFDAYKKVCDLPVDLIIIASPNCFHPEQMKYAIEKGKHVFVEKPAAIDPTGYRTFLASARQAYSRGLNVLPGTQYRFDRPFVASYRKIQEGWIGSIVSGYVFYHTGSDQYIVRQPGWSDMEYMIRGHFNWSWVNGDQVSNMLIHWIDVFNWFSHLKPVRAISYGSRIQKNIGNVYDNFSMNIEYEGGVNVSGMVRRIDGCDNDRGAIIRGEKGSWHSRDFSIRNNDGEIIWKYDGEDAKNKFKVHDMYTLEHIELVNHIRKGKVINVAEGAAISSMTAVMARESAYTGKAYTWEQITSSNLNMLPEKMELINMDLKKYEIPLAGISSKNIPS; translated from the coding sequence ATGAAATCCAAACCTATTTATAACAGACGTTCATTCCTTTCGAATACAGCTTTGGCAGGGGCAGGAGTTTTGGGTTTTCCGGCTATTATCCATTCATGCTCCGGCTCTGCAGACAGGGGGATTATGCCATTGCGCCCTTTTGAAGAATTATTTATACCCGAACTTCCGGATAAAGCAATTGAGGGAAAGCCGCTTAAAGCAGCGCTTGTCGGGTGTGGAGCAAGAGGAACAGGTGCCGCATTTAACTTTCTGGACGCAGGTGATAATTTACTTATAACAGCTTGTGCCGATTTATTTAAGGATAAATTAGATGCATGCCTGAAGATGTTGAAGGAAAAAAAGAAAATGGAAGTGCCACCGGAAAATTGTTTTACAGGTTTTGATGCATACAAAAAAGTTTGCGATTTGCCTGTTGACCTGATTATTATAGCTTCCCCTAATTGTTTTCATCCTGAACAAATGAAATATGCCATAGAAAAAGGGAAACATGTATTTGTAGAAAAACCGGCTGCCATTGATCCTACCGGTTACAGGACATTTCTCGCATCTGCCCGTCAGGCGTACAGTCGCGGGCTAAACGTCCTTCCCGGAACGCAGTACCGTTTTGATCGTCCTTTTGTAGCATCTTACCGGAAAATTCAGGAAGGATGGATAGGAAGTATTGTTTCAGGGTATGTTTTTTACCATACAGGAAGTGACCAGTACATCGTTCGTCAACCCGGATGGTCGGATATGGAATATATGATACGGGGACACTTCAACTGGAGTTGGGTAAATGGTGATCAGGTCAGCAATATGTTGATACATTGGATTGACGTGTTTAACTGGTTTTCGCATCTTAAACCCGTAAGAGCCATTTCATACGGTTCACGGATACAAAAAAACATAGGAAATGTATATGACAATTTCAGTATGAATATTGAGTACGAAGGAGGAGTAAATGTTTCCGGTATGGTCCGTAGGATAGACGGATGCGATAATGACAGGGGCGCTATTATCCGGGGGGAGAAGGGCTCATGGCACAGCCGTGATTTTTCCATAAGAAACAATGACGGCGAAATAATATGGAAGTATGATGGAGAAGACGCCAAAAATAAATTCAAGGTACATGATATGTATACTCTCGAACACATTGAGCTGGTCAACCATATACGAAAAGGTAAAGTGATAAATGTAGCCGAAGGTGCGGCCATATCATCCATGACTGCTGTAATGGCTAGGGAATCGGCTTATACGGGAAAAGCGTATACATGGGAGCAAATTACCTCTTCAAATTTGAATATGTTACCTGAAAAAATGGAGTTAATAAATATGGACCTGAAAAAATATGAAATACCGCTTGCAGGGATTTCTTCCAAAAATATACCGTCATGA
- the nagA gene encoding N-acetylglucosamine-6-phosphate deacetylase — protein sequence MKRIKIINGKIITSTRIFPGVVCVDGNKICEISDRDIDFPHAVIVDAKGKYISPGFIDLHTHGAGNSDFMDGTVDAYLTAVERHAVHGTTALYPTTLASTYEELIHTFEVYEETITKNTKGATMMGLHLEGPYFSMNQRGAQDPKYIRNPEPKEYLSALHATRHIKRWSAAPELKGSKEFAEALSVRDILPAIAHTDAVYEEVLPAFDWGFTHITHLYSCTSGVTRRNAFRYAGVIEAAYLIPEMTVEIIADGVHLPASLLKLVYQIKGPGKIALITDSMRAAGMPEGPSILGSLSNGQEVIVEDGVAKLPDRSAFAGSVATTDRLVRTMMKQGEVPLIDVIKMVTSTPARIMGIEKIKGSLSKGKDADIVVFDDDINMQMVMINGKIIQNKL from the coding sequence ATGAAAAGAATAAAAATCATCAATGGGAAAATCATTACTTCTACCAGGATATTTCCGGGTGTTGTGTGTGTTGACGGGAATAAAATATGTGAAATAAGTGACAGGGATATTGATTTTCCGCATGCCGTCATTGTAGATGCAAAAGGTAAATATATATCCCCGGGATTTATTGATTTACATACGCATGGAGCAGGGAATTCCGATTTCATGGATGGAACGGTAGATGCTTACCTGACCGCAGTGGAAAGGCATGCTGTGCACGGCACTACTGCTTTATATCCTACGACACTGGCTTCTACTTATGAAGAATTGATCCATACTTTTGAAGTCTACGAAGAAACTATTACAAAAAACACCAAAGGGGCTACTATGATGGGACTTCACCTGGAAGGACCGTACTTCTCGATGAATCAGAGAGGAGCACAGGATCCGAAGTATATCCGGAATCCCGAACCGAAAGAATACCTGTCCGCCCTTCATGCCACCAGGCATATCAAAAGATGGAGTGCGGCCCCTGAACTGAAAGGGAGTAAAGAATTTGCTGAAGCGTTATCGGTCCGGGATATACTACCTGCCATTGCCCATACCGATGCGGTTTATGAAGAAGTGCTGCCGGCATTTGACTGGGGATTTACACACATAACACATTTATACTCCTGCACTTCAGGAGTAACACGTCGAAATGCATTTCGTTATGCCGGAGTGATAGAGGCTGCATACCTGATCCCTGAAATGACGGTGGAAATTATTGCAGATGGTGTACATCTTCCGGCAAGTCTGTTAAAACTAGTGTATCAAATCAAAGGTCCCGGAAAAATAGCTTTGATCACAGACTCCATGAGGGCAGCCGGTATGCCGGAAGGTCCGAGCATATTAGGAAGTCTAAGCAACGGACAGGAGGTAATAGTAGAAGATGGTGTGGCAAAATTACCGGACCGTTCCGCTTTTGCCGGAAGTGTGGCTACAACCGACAGATTAGTACGTACCATGATGAAACAGGGCGAAGTCCCTTTAATAGATGTAATAAAGATGGTAACCTCTACACCTGCACGGATTATGGGAATAGAAAAAATAAAAGGTTCATTATCAAAAGGAAAAGATGCAGATATTGTCGTCTTTGACGATGACATCAACATGCAGATGGTAATGATTAATGGTAAAATTATACAAAATAAATTGTAA
- a CDS encoding glucosamine-6-phosphate deaminase, which translates to MTAVKYIQKYSLHIYVYPSRKELGSSAARNVGDTIREMLQQKDFLNIIFAAAPSQNEFLESLRKQQGIEWQRINAFHMDEYVGLPLDAPQRFGNYLKEHIFNTLPFYSINYLNGNGSVNTDEECERYSRLLEQHPVDIVCMGIGENGHIAFNDPHVADFYDPVLVKQVDLDDACRQQQVNDGCFSSFEKVPTHALTLTIPALMKASHLFCMVPGQAKAWAVSHMVNGPVSEDIPATCLRKHEHATIYVDMESAAMLG; encoded by the coding sequence ATGACAGCGGTAAAATACATTCAAAAATACAGTTTACATATTTATGTTTATCCGTCAAGAAAAGAACTAGGGTCATCTGCTGCCCGGAATGTAGGTGACACTATCCGGGAAATGCTGCAGCAGAAAGACTTCCTGAACATAATCTTTGCTGCAGCGCCTTCTCAAAACGAATTCCTTGAATCACTCCGTAAACAGCAAGGCATTGAATGGCAAAGGATCAATGCATTTCATATGGATGAATATGTCGGATTGCCTCTCGATGCCCCTCAACGTTTCGGAAACTATTTGAAGGAGCATATTTTTAATACTTTACCTTTTTATTCTATCAATTATCTGAATGGTAATGGTAGTGTTAATACAGATGAAGAATGCGAAAGATATTCCAGGCTTTTGGAACAACATCCCGTGGACATTGTCTGTATGGGAATCGGAGAGAATGGACATATTGCATTCAACGATCCGCATGTAGCAGATTTTTATGATCCTGTTTTGGTCAAACAAGTTGATTTGGATGATGCCTGCCGGCAACAACAGGTGAATGACGGGTGTTTTTCCTCTTTTGAAAAAGTACCTACACATGCACTTACTTTGACCATTCCCGCTTTAATGAAGGCATCACATCTTTTTTGTATGGTGCCTGGACAGGCAAAAGCATGGGCGGTATCACATATGGTCAATGGTCCCGTTAGTGAAGATATTCCGGCAACCTGCCTGCGCAAGCATGAACATGCTACGATATATGTAGATATGGAAAGTGCAGCCATGTTAGGTTAA
- a CDS encoding Gfo/Idh/MocA family oxidoreductase codes for MDASRRNFIKKVSIGTASLAIGGILPGFSAGGYRRIIGANDRICISVIGVNSRGNVLARNFARQPQCEVATICDVDKRAIGKCIRAVSKIQKKAPEGEPDFRKSLEDKNIDAVVIATPDHWHTPAALLSLQAGKHVYLEKPVSHNPNEGEMLIEAVEKYNKVVLVGTQRRSWPKVVEAIQKLQKGIIGKVHYGKGWYSSNRSGIGTGKPVPVPEWLDWDLWQGPAPRKTYKDNIVHYNWHWFWNWGTAESLNNGTHMIDLLCWGLNLKYPKKITSSGGRYYYKDDWETPDTQIINIEYDDVLLSWEGRSCNSKLIENSSVGVIFHGEKGNLFISGGNDYKIFDKNNKVISDVKSDIPIDPQNRTSPAQKLDALHIQNFFDGIQKGAKLNMTVEEGHLCTLLMQLGNISLRTGDSLDINPENGHIMKNFAAKKLWKRDYERGWEPKV; via the coding sequence ATGGATGCGTCAAGGCGGAATTTTATAAAAAAGGTCTCAATAGGAACGGCATCACTTGCTATTGGTGGTATACTTCCCGGGTTCAGCGCCGGAGGTTATCGCCGGATTATAGGGGCCAACGATCGAATCTGTATTTCTGTAATCGGTGTCAATAGTCGCGGTAATGTTTTGGCAAGAAATTTTGCCCGTCAACCGCAATGTGAAGTTGCCACTATATGCGATGTGGATAAACGAGCTATAGGAAAATGTATCAGGGCAGTAAGCAAGATACAGAAAAAAGCGCCCGAAGGAGAACCGGATTTCAGAAAATCACTTGAAGATAAGAATATTGATGCTGTCGTTATAGCTACTCCCGACCATTGGCATACACCGGCTGCATTGTTATCCCTTCAGGCAGGGAAACACGTATATCTTGAAAAACCTGTTAGTCACAACCCGAATGAGGGCGAAATGCTGATTGAGGCAGTAGAGAAATACAATAAAGTGGTATTGGTTGGTACACAGCGCCGTTCCTGGCCTAAGGTAGTCGAAGCCATTCAGAAGCTACAAAAAGGAATTATTGGCAAAGTACATTACGGGAAGGGGTGGTATTCCAGCAACAGATCAGGCATCGGTACCGGTAAACCTGTTCCTGTTCCGGAATGGTTGGATTGGGACCTGTGGCAGGGGCCGGCACCACGTAAAACCTATAAGGATAATATCGTCCACTATAACTGGCATTGGTTCTGGAATTGGGGAACTGCCGAATCGCTGAACAACGGGACCCATATGATAGACCTGCTCTGTTGGGGACTGAATCTGAAATACCCTAAAAAGATTACTTCAAGCGGCGGAAGATATTATTATAAAGACGATTGGGAAACACCCGATACGCAAATCATCAATATAGAATATGATGATGTGCTCTTATCGTGGGAAGGACGAAGTTGTAACAGTAAATTGATCGAAAATTCGTCTGTAGGAGTCATTTTTCACGGAGAGAAAGGCAATCTATTCATCTCCGGTGGGAATGATTACAAGATATTCGACAAAAATAACAAGGTGATCAGTGATGTGAAGAGCGATATTCCCATCGACCCCCAGAACAGGACAAGTCCCGCCCAAAAGTTGGACGCCCTCCATATACAGAACTTCTTTGACGGCATACAAAAAGGGGCTAAGCTCAACATGACCGTTGAGGAAGGACATCTGTGTACTTTACTGATGCAATTGGGTAATATATCACTGCGTACCGGAGATTCTCTGGATATTAATCCCGAAAACGGACATATCATGAAAAACTTTGCCGCAAAAAAGTTGTGGAAACGGGATTATGAGCGTGGATGGGAACCTAAAGTTTAA
- the carB gene encoding carbamoyl-phosphate synthase (glutamine-hydrolyzing) large subunit, translating to MEQNIKKVIVLGSGALKIGEAGEFDYSGSQALKAMREEGVYTVLINPNIATVQTTEGIADKIYFLPVTPFFVEKVIQREQPDGILLAFGGQTALNCGIALFKANIFEKYNVRVLGTPIQAIMDTEDRELFVHKLDQIDVRTPRSIAVETMEAAEEAAEKLGFPIIVRAAYALGGLGSGFCINMEELRTLVAKSFTYSNQVLVEESLKGWKEIEYEVVRDKYNNCITVCNMENFDPLGIHTGESIVVAPIQTMNNREVQKLRQLSINIIRHIGVVGECNVQFAFDPFSEDYRVIEVNARLSRSSALASKATGYPLAFVAAKLALGYGLHELKNSITKVTSAYFEPSIDYIVCKIPRWDMNKFQGVSKEIGSSMKSVGEVMAIGRTFEESIQKGLRMIGQGMHGFVGNRDLVFEDIEKELTNPTDMRIFVISKAFDKGYTVDQIYDLTKIDKWFLYKLLNIHHLKAELGKYNSIEELPADLLLDAKKQGYSDFQIARYVCKDDDRKISQSLLKVRNHRKKLGVVPYVKQIDTLAAEYPAQTNYLYLTYHGSEHDVPFERDGNSVVVLGSGAYRIGSSVEFDWCSVNAINTIRKEGYRSIMINYNPETVSTDYDSCDKLYFDELSFERVMDILDLEQPKGVIISTGGQIPNNLAMRLDEQKVPILGTTAASIDRAEDRHKFSMMCDALEVDQPKWKELSNMDDIYKFADEVGFPLLIRPSYVLSGAAMNVVSNRDELRDYLQLAANVSKQHPVVVTEFLQNAKEIEIDAVANKGELVTYAISEHVEFAGVHSGDATIVFPPQKLYFETVRRIKRITRKIAKELNISGPFNMQFLAKDNDIKVIECNLRASRSMPFVSKVLKTNLIEIATRVMLGLPVEQLDKSTFDLDYIGVKASQFSFARLLKADPVLGVEMASTGEVGCIGDDYYETLMKSMLSVGYRIPEKNILMSTGTMRDKVELLIPARLLVEKGYKIFATRGTAKFLVENGVEATPLAWPDEDEHPNVLDYLKEKKIDMVVNIPKNLSKSELNNDYTIRRSAVDFNIPLITNARLASAFLTAICKNSLEDMKIKSWDEY from the coding sequence ATGGAGCAAAACATCAAGAAAGTCATTGTATTAGGGTCTGGTGCCCTGAAAATCGGAGAGGCGGGTGAGTTTGATTATTCTGGCTCGCAGGCATTAAAAGCGATGCGAGAGGAGGGGGTTTATACCGTACTGATCAATCCGAACATCGCAACGGTACAAACCACGGAAGGCATTGCCGATAAGATTTATTTTCTCCCGGTAACGCCTTTTTTTGTGGAAAAAGTAATCCAACGCGAACAGCCCGATGGTATTTTATTGGCTTTTGGAGGTCAGACAGCTCTGAACTGTGGGATTGCTTTGTTTAAGGCCAATATATTTGAAAAATACAATGTACGGGTATTGGGTACACCTATTCAGGCCATTATGGATACTGAAGACCGTGAACTTTTTGTACATAAGCTTGACCAGATTGATGTGAGGACTCCGCGCAGTATTGCCGTAGAAACCATGGAAGCTGCCGAAGAAGCCGCTGAAAAGTTAGGATTTCCAATTATAGTCCGTGCCGCTTATGCTTTAGGCGGTTTGGGAAGCGGATTTTGCATCAATATGGAAGAACTCCGGACATTGGTAGCCAAATCTTTCACTTATTCTAATCAGGTATTAGTTGAAGAATCGCTGAAAGGATGGAAGGAAATAGAATATGAGGTAGTCCGAGACAAGTACAACAACTGTATTACGGTATGTAATATGGAAAACTTCGATCCGCTCGGGATACATACAGGAGAAAGTATAGTCGTGGCACCCATCCAGACCATGAATAACCGTGAAGTGCAGAAACTCCGCCAGCTATCTATCAATATTATCCGGCATATCGGGGTGGTAGGTGAATGTAATGTGCAGTTTGCATTCGATCCGTTTTCCGAAGATTATCGTGTAATTGAAGTAAATGCACGTCTCTCCCGTTCCAGTGCATTGGCATCCAAAGCGACCGGTTATCCGCTGGCTTTTGTCGCCGCAAAATTGGCTTTGGGCTACGGATTACACGAACTGAAAAACTCCATTACCAAGGTAACATCTGCCTATTTCGAACCATCCATCGATTATATTGTTTGTAAGATCCCACGTTGGGACATGAATAAATTCCAGGGGGTTTCCAAGGAAATCGGTTCCTCTATGAAAAGTGTGGGAGAAGTGATGGCCATCGGACGTACATTCGAGGAATCCATACAAAAAGGATTACGGATGATCGGACAGGGAATGCATGGATTTGTTGGTAATCGTGACCTTGTTTTTGAAGATATCGAAAAAGAATTGACCAATCCGACCGATATGCGGATTTTTGTGATCAGCAAAGCCTTTGACAAAGGATATACCGTTGATCAGATATATGACCTGACTAAGATCGATAAGTGGTTTCTTTATAAGTTGTTAAATATCCATCACTTAAAAGCCGAGCTGGGTAAATACAACAGCATCGAAGAACTTCCGGCCGACCTGTTACTGGATGCTAAAAAACAAGGATATTCCGATTTCCAGATTGCCCGTTATGTTTGTAAAGACGATGACCGTAAGATCAGCCAGTCATTGCTGAAAGTACGTAACCACCGGAAAAAGCTGGGGGTAGTGCCTTATGTGAAGCAGATCGATACATTGGCGGCCGAATATCCTGCGCAGACCAATTACCTGTATCTGACCTACCATGGATCGGAGCATGATGTGCCGTTTGAGCGTGACGGAAATTCTGTGGTGGTTCTCGGTTCAGGTGCATATCGTATCGGTAGTTCCGTTGAATTTGACTGGTGTAGTGTCAATGCCATCAACACCATCCGGAAAGAAGGTTACCGTTCCATCATGATCAATTATAATCCGGAAACGGTCAGTACCGATTATGATTCCTGCGATAAACTGTATTTTGACGAATTGTCTTTTGAAAGGGTCATGGATATTCTGGATCTGGAACAACCGAAAGGGGTGATCATTTCCACCGGAGGGCAGATACCTAATAATCTGGCCATGCGCCTTGATGAGCAGAAAGTGCCTATTCTGGGTACCACTGCTGCTTCTATAGACAGGGCAGAGGACCGTCATAAATTTTCCATGATGTGTGATGCCCTGGAGGTTGATCAGCCTAAATGGAAGGAATTATCAAACATGGATGATATCTATAAGTTTGCCGACGAGGTTGGCTTCCCCTTATTGATTCGTCCTTCCTATGTATTATCCGGCGCTGCGATGAATGTGGTTTCCAACCGTGATGAACTGAGGGATTACCTGCAACTGGCCGCCAACGTTTCCAAACAACATCCTGTAGTAGTTACTGAATTCCTGCAAAATGCCAAGGAAATCGAAATAGATGCTGTAGCCAATAAAGGAGAACTGGTTACCTATGCTATTTCGGAACATGTCGAGTTTGCAGGTGTACATAGCGGGGATGCTACGATTGTATTTCCTCCGCAAAAACTGTATTTTGAAACTGTACGCCGTATCAAAAGGATTACCCGTAAGATCGCCAAAGAGTTGAATATTTCAGGTCCGTTTAATATGCAATTCCTGGCAAAAGATAATGATATCAAAGTCATCGAATGTAACCTGCGTGCATCACGTAGTATGCCTTTTGTTTCAAAGGTTTTGAAAACCAATCTGATAGAGATCGCTACCCGGGTGATGCTCGGATTACCTGTGGAACAATTGGATAAATCCACTTTCGACCTTGACTATATTGGCGTGAAAGCTTCCCAGTTTTCTTTTGCCCGATTATTAAAAGCAGATCCTGTCTTAGGAGTAGAAATGGCTTCAACAGGTGAGGTCGGCTGTATTGGCGATGACTATTACGAAACATTAATGAAATCGATGCTTTCGGTAGGTTATCGTATTCCGGAAAAAAACATACTGATGTCGACGGGAACCATGCGTGACAAAGTTGAATTACTGATTCCGGCACGTTTGTTAGTAGAAAAAGGATATAAAATATTCGCTACCCGCGGAACTGCAAAATTCCTGGTTGAAAATGGAGTAGAAGCGACACCGCTTGCATGGCCGGATGAAGATGAGCATCCGAATGTATTGGATTATCTGAAGGAAAAGAAAATCGATATGGTGGTCAACATACCGAAGAATCTGTCGAAAAGTGAGTTGAACAATGATTACACGATTCGTCGGAGTGCGGTTGATTTTAATATCCCGTTGATCACAAATGCCCGTTTGGCCAGCGCTTTCCTGACTGCTATCTGTAAGAACAGTCTGGAAGATATGAAGATCAAGAGTTGGGATGAATATTAA